The proteins below come from a single Thermopolyspora flexuosa genomic window:
- a CDS encoding FAD-dependent oxidoreductase, with protein sequence MTTDVVVVGAGTAGLPAAIEAAAQGLRVTVIDKADRIGGTLWRSWGQLSAGGTSLQRRKGILDSPDLHFEDVMRISKNTADPGLVRLAVDHAPRTVEWLMAHDFDMDPDCPTVLHFHEAYLLPRTYWGRNAGRSILDVLAREFEKACAGSATLELNTELVAIRVDGPDRVAGVTVRKPDGTLQDIDAQVVIVTTGGYAGNPELFPKLTEGAPLAGPADPNCDGSGILAVVEAGGRVRGQDRFLPTYGGVLKPGSTWETVHLDDFPVLTPQSRQPWEIHVNVHGERFVAEDAPSVDLRERHLVEQPELKFWVVYDEAIRETAPALFPTWSAEELERAFASHPSFTKADDLRELAKAAGIDPEGLARTVAEYNAAVATGQDPLGRTHLPAPIAKPPFYAVLNHGTVLKSPAGVVVDNELRVVTSGGAFQNLWAAGEVIGGSTLSGKAFVSGMSVTPALSFGRLLGRRAAGAPHDPGSM encoded by the coding sequence ATGACGACGGACGTCGTGGTGGTCGGCGCCGGTACGGCCGGCCTTCCCGCGGCCATCGAGGCGGCGGCCCAGGGGCTGCGGGTCACGGTCATCGACAAGGCCGACCGCATCGGCGGCACGCTGTGGCGCTCGTGGGGCCAGCTCTCCGCGGGCGGGACGTCCCTGCAGCGGCGCAAGGGCATCCTCGACAGCCCGGACCTGCACTTCGAGGACGTCATGCGGATCAGCAAGAACACCGCGGACCCCGGCCTGGTCCGGCTCGCGGTGGACCACGCGCCCCGCACCGTCGAGTGGCTGATGGCGCACGACTTCGACATGGACCCGGACTGCCCGACGGTCCTCCACTTCCACGAGGCGTACCTGCTGCCCCGCACCTACTGGGGCCGCAACGCGGGCAGGTCGATCCTCGACGTGCTCGCCCGCGAGTTCGAGAAGGCGTGCGCGGGCTCGGCGACGCTCGAGCTCAACACCGAGCTCGTCGCGATCCGCGTGGACGGCCCGGACCGGGTCGCCGGGGTGACGGTGCGCAAACCGGATGGAACGCTCCAGGACATCGACGCGCAGGTGGTCATCGTCACCACCGGCGGCTACGCGGGCAACCCCGAGCTGTTCCCCAAGCTCACCGAGGGCGCCCCGCTCGCCGGCCCGGCCGACCCGAACTGCGACGGCTCGGGCATCCTCGCGGTGGTCGAGGCGGGCGGCCGGGTGCGCGGCCAGGACCGGTTCCTCCCCACCTACGGCGGCGTGCTCAAGCCCGGCAGCACCTGGGAGACCGTGCACCTCGACGACTTCCCGGTGCTCACCCCGCAGTCCCGGCAGCCCTGGGAGATCCACGTCAACGTGCACGGCGAGCGGTTCGTCGCCGAGGACGCGCCAAGCGTCGACCTGCGGGAACGCCACCTGGTCGAGCAGCCCGAGCTGAAGTTCTGGGTGGTGTACGACGAGGCGATCCGGGAGACCGCCCCCGCGCTGTTCCCCACCTGGAGCGCCGAGGAGCTGGAGCGCGCGTTCGCGAGCCACCCGTCCTTCACCAAGGCCGACGACCTGCGCGAGCTCGCCAAGGCCGCGGGCATCGACCCGGAGGGGCTCGCCCGCACCGTGGCCGAGTACAACGCGGCCGTCGCCACCGGCCAAGACCCGCTCGGCCGTACCCACCTGCCGGCCCCGATCGCCAAGCCGCCGTTCTACGCGGTGCTCAACCACGGCACCGTGCTCAAGAGCCCGGCCGGCGTCGTCGTCGACAACGAGCTGCGCGTGGTCACCTCCGGTGGAGCGTTCCAGAACCTGTGGGCCGCGGGCGAGGTGATCGGCGGCAGCACGCTCTCCGGCAAGGCGTTCGTGAGCGGCATGAGCGTCACCCCGGCGCTGAGCTTCGGGCGGCTGCTCGGCCGCCGCGCGGCCGGCGCCCCGCACGACCCCGGGAGCATGTGA
- a CDS encoding ABC transporter substrate-binding protein — protein MDRRKFLTGAGFLVTTLAGSQFLVACGAGGSSGTESAGSPGSAADNLRNLVYVTPFQHIIAHADVYVAQHEGYFAEEGLYITAIGGTGTASSVSQVAAGQAMFGKAASIITCPLIADQNTEIVTIGQKDQVSQYSVASAPDKPLTHPEQWQGKTIGVISKGGSTELLLDAMSVAVGLDPTKVKKVVTGADVSSLEFLTRGEVDGFITYIGSETAFRQKNIELHYLNTDQFAPMPGDSYFVTKEVAQKEKEAITGFLRACRKAWNFMADPANHDKVLEAVGKYNEIEVSDKALAKAKLEAELKVSKPANGDFLSIDLAAWEKGIDLMRKSGIIKDTSRPVSDFVTTEFLDAI, from the coding sequence ATGGATCGCCGCAAGTTCCTCACCGGTGCCGGGTTCCTCGTCACCACCCTGGCCGGTAGCCAGTTCCTCGTGGCCTGCGGTGCCGGCGGCTCGTCCGGCACCGAGTCGGCGGGCTCCCCCGGCTCCGCCGCCGACAACCTCCGCAACCTCGTCTACGTCACCCCGTTCCAGCACATCATCGCCCACGCCGACGTCTACGTGGCGCAGCACGAGGGCTACTTCGCCGAGGAGGGCCTGTACATCACCGCCATCGGCGGTACCGGCACCGCGAGTTCCGTCTCACAGGTCGCCGCCGGCCAGGCGATGTTCGGCAAGGCCGCGTCGATCATCACCTGCCCGCTCATCGCGGACCAGAACACCGAGATCGTCACGATCGGGCAGAAGGACCAGGTCAGCCAGTACAGCGTCGCGTCCGCGCCCGACAAGCCGCTCACCCACCCCGAGCAGTGGCAGGGCAAGACGATCGGCGTCATCTCCAAGGGCGGGTCCACCGAGCTGCTGCTCGACGCGATGTCGGTCGCCGTCGGCCTCGACCCGACCAAGGTGAAGAAGGTCGTCACCGGCGCGGACGTCAGCTCGCTGGAGTTCCTCACCCGCGGCGAGGTGGACGGGTTCATCACCTACATCGGCTCGGAGACCGCGTTCCGGCAGAAGAACATCGAGCTCCACTACCTCAACACCGACCAGTTCGCGCCGATGCCGGGCGACTCCTACTTCGTCACCAAGGAGGTGGCGCAGAAGGAGAAGGAGGCGATCACCGGCTTCCTGCGCGCCTGCCGCAAGGCCTGGAACTTCATGGCCGACCCGGCCAACCACGACAAGGTGCTCGAGGCGGTCGGCAAGTACAACGAGATCGAGGTCTCCGACAAGGCGCTCGCCAAGGCCAAGCTCGAGGCCGAGCTCAAGGTGTCCAAGCCCGCCAACGGCGACTTCCTCTCCATCGACTTGGCCGCCTGGGAGAAGGGCATCGACCTGATGCGCAAGTCCGGGATCATCAAGGACACGTCCCGGCCGGTCAGCGACTTCGTCACCACCGAGTTCCTCGACGCGATCTGA